One segment of Antennarius striatus isolate MH-2024 chromosome 5, ASM4005453v1, whole genome shotgun sequence DNA contains the following:
- the inka2 gene encoding PAK4-inhibitor INKA2, with product MESQLSKAESRNMDACLRRLKQELVSMKEAGDGLHAQMNSMMGALQELKLLQVQTALENLDVSGRPINRSLPRSAPPASPQASATATSTSGNYRRTCFSQTVPEEPSLSLFPSVRSSQRSGNTLSLDDRSPSLNRSSLGPSSSSLASSLDSEMSDRSMRSGQSLHDLESIPKRWSGYAAPQVDFYGPVVGNPPPEPYPPPKALHHAQLVDLPGILYNLSREGPSLDSDYSKDSTDNDSDWTSSLMSGGRNRQPLVLGDNVFADLVGNWLDLPEVEREEGEEDRRSEDRIMDLGVDRPDSPAHPLRLSRSQEICRKFSLTTNIFKKFLRSVRPDRDKLLKERPGWMAPGLSESDLFKRPKKLAPKSSKHSFYLPFWSNAQQGKNRPFPHLCETDGNHHYQFPQVHQPPFAGVYIDRRQSETGLKKMQPLFDYNTAVWV from the coding sequence GTGTCTATGAAAGAAGCCGGAGATGGCCTCCATGCTCAGATGAACTCCATGATGGGAGCCCTTCAGGAACTGAAGCTCCTACAGGTTCAGACAGCTCTAGAAAACCTTGATGTTTCAGGTCGACCCATTAACCGAAGTCTTCCACGCTCTGCTCCACCAGCGTCACCTCAAGCATCAGCTACAGCAACTTCAACCTCAGGCAATTATCGCAGGACTTGCTTTAGCCAAACTGTGCCTGAAGAACCTAGCCTGAGTCTGTTTCCAAGTGTGAGGTCCTCACAGAGGAGTGGAAACACCTTGAGCCTTGATGACAGGAGTCCATCTCTAAACAGAAGCAGCCTaggaccctcctcttcctctttggcGTCTAGTCTTGACAGTGAGATGAGTGACAGAAGCATGAGGAGTGGCCAAAGCTTGCATGACCTTGAGTCTATACCCAAGAGGTGGTCAGGATACGCTGCTCCACAAGTGGATTTCTATGGACCAGTGGTGGGTAACCCTCCACCAGAGCCCTATCCTCCCCCTAAAGCTCTCCATCACGCTCAGTTGGTGGACCTCCCTGGGATCCTGTACAACCTGTCTCGAGAGGGTCCTTCACTGGACAGTGACTACTCCAAGGACAGCACAGACAATGACAGTGACTGGACTTCTTCCCTCATGAGCGGCGGCCGCAACCGTCAGCCCTTGGTGCTTGGTGACAATGTCTTCGCTGACCTTGTGGGCAACTGGCTGGACTTGCCAGAGGTGGAGAGAGAAGAAGGGGAAGAAGACCGGAGGAGTGAGGACAGGATAATGGATTTAGGGGTAGACAGACCAGACTCTCCAGCTCACCCTCTGCGCCTCAGCCGCTCACAGGAGATCTGCAGGAAGTTTTCGTTAACtacaaacatcttcaagaagTTCCTACGCAGCGTCAGGCCGGACAGGGACAAGCTGCTCAAGGAGAGACCAGGTTGGATGGCTCCTGGACTGTCAGAGAGTGACCTCTTCAAAAGGCCAAAGAAACTGGCCCCTAAAAGTTCGAAACACAGCTTTTACCTGCCGTTTTGGTCCAATGCACAGCAGGGCAAAAACAGGCCATTTCCTCACTTGTGTGAGACAGATGGGAACCACCATTACCAGTTCCCCCAGGTCCACCAGCCGCCATTTGCAGGAGTTTATATAGACAGGAGACAGTCGGAGACGGGTCTCAAGAAAATGCAGCCTCTATTTGACTACAACACAGCTGTGTGGGTGTGA